The segment GGACGTGGTAGGTGGTGGCGTCCCGCTCCCAGACCAGCTGGACGGTGGTGAGGTCGAGCCGGCGCATCAGCGCGGCGAGCGCGTCGAAGTCGTAGTCGAGGTCGGCGAGCCGCTCCCGGGTGGCGGCGGCCAGGACGAGGTGGCGGGCGCCGGCGTAGGCGATCCGGGGCGGGATGCGGGGGTCGAGTTCCGCGGCCCGCCAGCGCAGCGCGTCGAGGGCGGCGGCGACGTCCTCGGGCGCGGCGTCGGCGGTGCTCGCGGGGACGCTGGTGAGGGTGGCCCGGTAGCCGCCGCCGGGGTCGGCGGCGACGGTGACGGGGACGGGCCCGGCCTTGGTGGTGAAGTGGTACTCGCCGGGGCCGTGCCGTTCGCCGAGGGCGACCGCGGCGGCGATGGTGGCGTGGCCGCAGAACGGCACCTCGGCGAGCGGGCTGAAGTAGCGGACGGCGTAGCGGCGTTCCCGGCCGGGAGCGCCTCCGCCGTCGCCCTCCGGGCCGGGAGCACCTTCGCCGTCGCCCTCCGGGCCGGGGTCGGCGGTGAGGAAGGCGGTCTCGGAGTGGCCGAGCCGGGCCGCGAGCGCGAGTTGCGCCGGGTCGTCGAGGGCGGCGGCGTCCAGGACCACTCCGGCGGGGTTGCCGCCGGCCGGGTCGGCGGTGAAGGCCGCGTACTGGAGGGGTTCGGCGGTGGTGTCCGGGGAGGGCTGCGTCATACCCGCGATCATCCCCCGGGCCGGGCCGGCGGGGGTCAGCGGGCCCGGGGGCGCGGCGAACTTCTAGACTGCCGCATCCGATTGGTCACGCAGTTCTCTACACCGAGGGTAATGAAACATGGTTGAGGCCCATCCGAAGATCGTCGTGGTCGTGCCGACCTACAACGAACGGGAGAACCTGCCGATCCTGGTCGGCCGGCTGGCCGAGCTGGGCATGCCGAACCTGCACGTGCTGGTGGTCGACGACAACTCCCCGGACGGCACCGGCGAGGTCGCGGACAAGCTGGCGGCGGAGTCGGACGGCCGGATCTCGGTGCTGCACCGCACCGAGAAGGACGGCCTGGGCCGGGCGTACGTGGCGGGCATGACGCGGGCGCTGGACGAGGGCGCGGACGTCGTGGTGCAGATGGAC is part of the Kitasatospora setae KM-6054 genome and harbors:
- a CDS encoding PhzF family phenazine biosynthesis protein, yielding MTQPSPDTTAEPLQYAAFTADPAGGNPAGVVLDAAALDDPAQLALAARLGHSETAFLTADPGPEGDGEGAPGPEGDGGGAPGRERRYAVRYFSPLAEVPFCGHATIAAAVALGERHGPGEYHFTTKAGPVPVTVAADPGGGYRATLTSVPASTADAAPEDVAAALDALRWRAAELDPRIPPRIAYAGARHLVLAAATRERLADLDYDFDALAALMRRLDLTTVQLVWERDATTYHVRDPFPVGGVVEDPATGAAAAALGGYLRELRGLGTTRLTLHQGEYLGRPGLLTVDLAAGDARVRVTGRAVRMPLASPRAHPYA